In Egibacteraceae bacterium, the sequence ACGCCTGCGCAGCCTCGAGGCGACGGCGGACCCCGCGACCCTCGCGGCGTTCGCCGCGGTCGGCGTCGCACCGGGCTGGCGGTGCCTGGAGGTCGGTGCCGGCGGGGGTTCCGTCACGGCGGCGCTCGCCGCCCTCGTCGACCCGGGCGGTACGGTCGTCGCCGTCGACCTCGACACCCGGTTCGTCGAGGCGCTCGATGCGCCGAACGTCGAGGTCCACCGCCTCGACATCACCACCGACCCGGTCCCCGGTGGCCCCTTCGACCTCGTGCACGCCCGCGCGGTCCTCGAGCATCTGCCCTCGCGTGACGAGGTGCTCGCCCGGCTCGCGGCGCTGCTCCGCCCCGGGGGATGGCTCGTGGTCGAGGACGTCGACTTCCTGCTCCCCGTGAACGCCGACCCGGCGGCGGTCGCCGCGCCGACGCCGGAGGTCGCCCGGCGACTGGCGGCGATGTGGCGGGCGAACGCGACGTTCATGGCGACGAGCGGGGTCGACCCCGAGTACGGCCGCTGGCTGCCCTTCCGGCTCGCCGACCTGGGACTCGAGGGCGTGGGAGCCTCGGCCGCCGCGCAGGTGCTGACCCCGACGGCACCGTCGTTCGCAGCGGCCCGCTGGTCACTGGAGCACCTGCGGGGACCGCTCGTCCAGCAGGGCCTCCTGCGCGACGAGGAGGTCGACGCGCTGCTGGACGACCTCCGCCGCCCCGTCAGCGGGTGGGGGCCGCTGTTCGTGACCGCGTGGGGGCGGAAGCCCCCGGTTGCGGCCGCCTAGGCGGGCTGCCAGCAGGTTGGCGAGCGGGAAAGTTCCCCGCACGGTGTGTATCACCGGGGGGTGGACGCTGCTCAAGTAGACAGTGAGTCCGACCGGTTGGGCGGGGGGAGCCGGCCGGCGGGGGACTCGCAGGCGG encodes:
- a CDS encoding methyltransferase; translated protein: MGEYIYDAGWKRERERLRSLEATADPATLAAFAAVGVAPGWRCLEVGAGGGSVTAALAALVDPGGTVVAVDLDTRFVEALDAPNVEVHRLDITTDPVPGGPFDLVHARAVLEHLPSRDEVLARLAALLRPGGWLVVEDVDFLLPVNADPAAVAAPTPEVARRLAAMWRANATFMATSGVDPEYGRWLPFRLADLGLEGVGASAAAQVLTPTAPSFAAARWSLEHLRGPLVQQGLLRDEEVDALLDDLRRPVSGWGPLFVTAWGRKPPVAAA